The proteins below are encoded in one region of Polypterus senegalus isolate Bchr_013 chromosome 2, ASM1683550v1, whole genome shotgun sequence:
- the LOC120523086 gene encoding ferroxidase HEPHL1-like isoform X1 — protein MSVSPMLCTLAALAATALLAECLTRNFYVAIREEEWDYAPNGTSAEQHESASVFLTQGPHRIGHVYRKAVYRQYSDDTYTQELLKPSWLGFLGPVLKAEVHDVLVVHLRNLASRPYSLHPHGVFYDKDSEGALYPDGTTGKRKKDDAVLPGGNHTYTWTVKDEYAPTEADPNCLTWVYHSHIDAPRDISSGLVGALLTCKKGVLQGEHRNDVDRDFVLMFSVVDENLSWYLEENIETFCSDPSSLNKDNEDFQESNRMHAINGFVFGNLPGLEMCTNKAVSWHLFGMGSEVDIHSAYFFGHTVLNRGHRADVVSLFPATFVTVEMFPRNPGKWLLSCQVNDHIQAGMQALYQVFTCDLNTTVAPPAGRILHYYIAAETVMWDYGPQGRNAFDGQLLNATGSNSEPYFSQASGRIGGRYLKVMYVEYSDNTFTKKKPRTENEFHLGILGPVIKGEVGDTILVMFKNKADRNYSIQAHGLSYSKESEGSFYVDGVKKPGCQVQPNNVFTYRWVLLDGPTASDPDCLTYIYYSSVDPVRDTNSGLVGPLLVCRKNENGHQSNIDDHFFLLFTVFDENLSWYLSSSIAATNDPSGFEVDSEEFHESNKMHAVNGYMFGNMPTPVMCAGSNISWHLLALGTEVDLHSVRFQGNTIQKQGNTRDTVSLFPHTSDSVLMQVNVVGDFEISCSTADHYSGGMRQLYSARACKELRPPVNPVGVVRTYYIAAEEVEWDYAPNRSWELARHNTTGEQSYGHTFIDKGHGRIGSKYKKVVYREYSNGHFTKRKSLSPEEEHLQILGPLIKAEVGDIILIVFKNMATRPYSIEAHGVQQEIVYHGSRNTAPGQVQTYRWNVPEGMGPSPSDSNCLTWAYHSGTNFVKDTYSGLVGPLITCRRGVLDVHGRRKDVDREFALLFMVFDENQSWYLGDNIAQYLHTDLQTIENDEDFLESNKMHAINGKVFGNLHGLVMTQGEKTEWYLLGMGSEVDLHTVHFHAQTFIVKTDQEHRADVYDLFPGTFQTIELMAGNPGTWLLHCHVNDHIHAGMETVFTVLNRGGDVPFSSEDSHLQDAVQEMTVDFFGKELDKQQAKDALISLFIVGLLLLIGLCMVLGWISILQRRKGRYPQHGLMTLNDSL, from the exons AAGTGCTTCAGTCTTCTTAACCCAAGGACCTCACAGAATTGGTCATGTCTACAGAAAGGCTGTGTATCGACAGTACAGTGATGACACTTACACACAAGAGCTCCTTAAGCCCTCCTGGTTGGGGTTCCTTGGTCCTGTCCTCAAGGCAGAAGTTCATGATGTTCTTGTTGTCCACCTAAGAAATTTGGCCTCACGACCGTACTCCCTGCATCCACATGGGGTTTTCTATGATAAGGACTCTGAAG GTGCTCTATATCcggatggaacaactggaaaaaggaaaaaggatgACGCTGTCCTTCCAGGGGGCAACCACACATATACCTGGACAGTGAAAGATGAGTATGCACCTACAGAAGCAGACCCCAACTGTCTTACATGGGTCTACCACTCCCACATTGATGCACCAAGGGACATATCTTCTGGTTTAGTTGGGGCACTGTTGACTTGTAAAAAAG GTGTGTTGCAGGGAGAGCATCGCAATGATGTGGACCGAGACTTTGTCTTGATGTTCAGTGTGGTTGATGAGAATCTTAGCTGGTATCTTGAGGAGAACATTGAAACCTTCTGCTCAGACCCTTCCAGTCTAAACAAGGATAATGAGGACTTCCAGGAGAGCAACAGAATGCATG CTATCAATGGCTTTGTGTTTGGAAATCTTCCTGGCCTCGAAATGTGCACTAATAAGGCTGTGTCATGGCATTTGTTTGGGATGGGCAGTGAAGTGGATATTCATTCAGCATACTTCTTTGGACACACAGTTTTAAATCGGGGTCACCGAGCAGATGTGGTCAGTCTTTTTCCAGCCACCTTCGTCACAGTAGAAATGTTCCCAAGAAACCCTGGaaaatggctgctgagctgtcaAGTGAATGATCACATCCAAG CTGGCATGCAGGCCCTTTACCAGGTTTTCACTTGTGACTTGAACACCACTGTAGCCCCACCAGCTGGTAGGATATTGCATTACTACATTGCTGCAGAAACTGTTATGTGGGACTATGGCCCCCAGGGGCGTAATGCATTTGATGGGCAACTGTTGAATGCAACAGGAAG CAACTCTGAACCCTACTTCAGCCAAGCATCTGGTAGGATCGGTGGCCGTTACCTCAAAGTGATGTATGTGGAGTACAGTGACAACACCTTCACCAAGAAGAAACCAAGAACTGAAAATGAGTTTCATTTGGGTATTCTGG gcCCAGTTATCAAGGGGGAAGTGGGTGACACCATTCTTGTGATGTTTAAGAACAAAGCAGACAGAAATTACAGCATTCAGGCACATGGTTTGTCTTACAGTAAAGAGTCTGAGGGTTCATTCTATGTAGATG GTGTCAAGAAACCTGGTTGCCAAGTCCAACCTAATAATGTCTTCACATATCGCTGGGTGTTGTTAGATGGGCCAACAGCCAGTGATCCAGACTGTCTTACATACATTTATTATTCATCTGTGGACCCAGTCAGAGACACTAACTCTGGATTGGTTGGACCATTGCTAGTATGTAGGAAGAATGAGAATGGCCACCAG AGCAACATAGATGACCACTTCTTTTTGCTCTTTACTGTCTTTGATGAGAACCTCAGTTGGTACCTGTCATCCAGCATTGCAGCTACAAATGATCCTTCTGGTTTTGAAGTGGACAGTGAAGAATTTCATGAGTCAAACAAAATGCACG ctGTCAATGGCTATATGTTTGGGAATATGCCCACCCCTGTTATGTGTGCAGGATCTAATATTTCTTGGCACCTCCTGGCACTGGGCACAGAGGTGGATTTGCATAGTGTCCGCTTCCAAGGGAACACCATCCAGAAACAGGGTAACACCAGAGATACAGTCAGCTTGTTTCCACACACATCAGATTCGGTGCTCATGCAAGTGAACGTTGTAG GAGACTTTGAGATCAGTTGCAGTACAGCTGACCACTACTCTGGGGGCATGAGACAGCTTTACTCTGCCAGAGCCTGCAAAGAACTGAGACCCCCAGTTAACCCTGTCGGTGTGGTGCGGACATACTACATTGCTGCTGAGGAGGTGGAGTGGGATTATGCTCCAAACAGGTCCTGGGAACTGGCGAGGCATAATACTACTGGAGAGCAGAG CTATGGCCACACATTTATTGACAAAGGACATGGGCGAATTGGatccaaatataaaaaagtaGTATACCGGGAGTATAGCAATGGGCACTTCACAAAAAGGAAAAGTCTGTCTCCAGAAGAGGAACACCTACAGATACTTG GACCACTAATTAAAGCGGAAGTTGGAGACATAATCTTAATTGTATTTAAGAACATGGCCACCCGTCCATACTCTATTGAAGCTCATGGAGTGCAGCAGGAGATTGTGTACCATGGTTCAAGAAACACAGCACCAG GTCAGGTGCAGACCTACAGGTGGAATGTTCCAGAGGGCATGGGCCCCAGCCCTAGTGACTCCAACTGTCTCACTTGGGCTTATCATTCAGGCACAAACTTTGTTAAG GATACCTACAGTGGACTTGTGGGGCCACTCATTACATGCCGCCGTGGGGTTCTAGATGTTCATGGCAGAAGAAAAGATGTCGACAGAGAGTTTGCATTGTTGTTCATGGTGTTTGATGAAAACCAGTCCTGGTATCTGGGTGACAACATTGCCCAGTATCTGCACACTGATCTGCAGACCATAGAAAATGATGAGGATTTCTTGGAAAGCAACAAAATGCATG CAATAAATGGCAAAGTCTTTGGGAATCTGCATGGCCTTGTGATGACCCAGGGAGAGAAGACAGAATGGTATCTGTTGGGAATGGGCAGTGAAGTTGACCTGCACACAGTGCACTTCCATGCACAGACATTTATTGTTAAG ACTGATCAAGAACATCGGGCAGATGTCTATGACTTATTTCCTGGTACCTTCCAGACAATAGAACTTATGGCAGGAAATCCAGGGACATGGCTCCTACACTGCCACGTGAATGATCATATCCATGCTGGGATGGAGACGGTCTTCACCGTTCTGAACCGTGGAG GTGATGTGCCATTTTCAAGTGAGGATTCTCACCTTCAAGACG CTGTACAAGAAATGACGGTTGACTTCTTTGGGAAGGAGCTGGATAAGCAGCAGGCAAAGGATGCACTGATCTCTCTCTTTATTGTAGGCCTTCTGCTGCTGATTGGGCTCTGTATGGTGTTGGGATGGATTTCCATCTTACAGAGGAGAAAGGGCAGATATCCTCAGCATGGACTGATGACATTAAACGACAGTCTGTAG
- the LOC120523086 gene encoding ferroxidase HEPHL1-like isoform X2, whose product MSVSPMLCTLAALAATALLAECLTRNFYVAIREEEWDYAPNGTSAEQHESASVFLTQGPHRIGHVYRKAVYRQYSDDTYTQELLKPSWLGFLGPVLKAEVHDVLVVHLRNLASRPYSLHPHGVFYDKDSEGALYPDGTTGKRKKDDAVLPGGNHTYTWTVKDEYAPTEADPNCLTWVYHSHIDAPRDISSGLVGALLTCKKGVLQGEHRNDVDRDFVLMFSVVDENLSWYLEENIETFCSDPSSLNKDNEDFQESNRMHAINGFVFGNLPGLEMCTNKAVSWHLFGMGSEVDIHSAYFFGHTVLNRGHRADVVSLFPATFVTVEMFPRNPGKWLLSCQVNDHIQAGMQALYQVFTCDLNTTVAPPAGRILHYYIAAETVMWDYGPQGRNAFDGQLLNATGSNSEPYFSQASGRIGGRYLKVMYVEYSDNTFTKKKPRTENEFHLGILGPVIKGEVGDTILVMFKNKADRNYSIQAHGLSYSKESEGSFYVDGVKKPGCQVQPNNVFTYRWVLLDGPTASDPDCLTYIYYSSVDPVRDTNSGLVGPLLVCRKNENGHQSNIDDHFFLLFTVFDENLSWYLSSSIAATNDPSGFEVDSEEFHESNKMHAVNGYMFGNMPTPVMCAGSNISWHLLALGTEVDLHSVRFQGNTIQKQGNTRDTVSLFPHTSDSVLMQVNVVGDFEISCSTADHYSGGMRQLYSARACKELRPPVNPVGVVRTYYIAAEEVEWDYAPNRSWELARHNTTGEQSYGHTFIDKGHGRIGSKYKKVVYREYSNGHFTKRKSLSPEEEHLQILGPLIKAEVGDIILIVFKNMATRPYSIEAHGVQQEIVYHGSRNTAPGQVQTYRWNVPEGMGPSPSDSNCLTWAYHSGTNFVKDTYSGLVGPLITCRRGVLDVHGRRKDVDREFALLFMVFDENQSWYLGDNIAQYLHTDLQTIENDEDFLESNKMHD is encoded by the exons AAGTGCTTCAGTCTTCTTAACCCAAGGACCTCACAGAATTGGTCATGTCTACAGAAAGGCTGTGTATCGACAGTACAGTGATGACACTTACACACAAGAGCTCCTTAAGCCCTCCTGGTTGGGGTTCCTTGGTCCTGTCCTCAAGGCAGAAGTTCATGATGTTCTTGTTGTCCACCTAAGAAATTTGGCCTCACGACCGTACTCCCTGCATCCACATGGGGTTTTCTATGATAAGGACTCTGAAG GTGCTCTATATCcggatggaacaactggaaaaaggaaaaaggatgACGCTGTCCTTCCAGGGGGCAACCACACATATACCTGGACAGTGAAAGATGAGTATGCACCTACAGAAGCAGACCCCAACTGTCTTACATGGGTCTACCACTCCCACATTGATGCACCAAGGGACATATCTTCTGGTTTAGTTGGGGCACTGTTGACTTGTAAAAAAG GTGTGTTGCAGGGAGAGCATCGCAATGATGTGGACCGAGACTTTGTCTTGATGTTCAGTGTGGTTGATGAGAATCTTAGCTGGTATCTTGAGGAGAACATTGAAACCTTCTGCTCAGACCCTTCCAGTCTAAACAAGGATAATGAGGACTTCCAGGAGAGCAACAGAATGCATG CTATCAATGGCTTTGTGTTTGGAAATCTTCCTGGCCTCGAAATGTGCACTAATAAGGCTGTGTCATGGCATTTGTTTGGGATGGGCAGTGAAGTGGATATTCATTCAGCATACTTCTTTGGACACACAGTTTTAAATCGGGGTCACCGAGCAGATGTGGTCAGTCTTTTTCCAGCCACCTTCGTCACAGTAGAAATGTTCCCAAGAAACCCTGGaaaatggctgctgagctgtcaAGTGAATGATCACATCCAAG CTGGCATGCAGGCCCTTTACCAGGTTTTCACTTGTGACTTGAACACCACTGTAGCCCCACCAGCTGGTAGGATATTGCATTACTACATTGCTGCAGAAACTGTTATGTGGGACTATGGCCCCCAGGGGCGTAATGCATTTGATGGGCAACTGTTGAATGCAACAGGAAG CAACTCTGAACCCTACTTCAGCCAAGCATCTGGTAGGATCGGTGGCCGTTACCTCAAAGTGATGTATGTGGAGTACAGTGACAACACCTTCACCAAGAAGAAACCAAGAACTGAAAATGAGTTTCATTTGGGTATTCTGG gcCCAGTTATCAAGGGGGAAGTGGGTGACACCATTCTTGTGATGTTTAAGAACAAAGCAGACAGAAATTACAGCATTCAGGCACATGGTTTGTCTTACAGTAAAGAGTCTGAGGGTTCATTCTATGTAGATG GTGTCAAGAAACCTGGTTGCCAAGTCCAACCTAATAATGTCTTCACATATCGCTGGGTGTTGTTAGATGGGCCAACAGCCAGTGATCCAGACTGTCTTACATACATTTATTATTCATCTGTGGACCCAGTCAGAGACACTAACTCTGGATTGGTTGGACCATTGCTAGTATGTAGGAAGAATGAGAATGGCCACCAG AGCAACATAGATGACCACTTCTTTTTGCTCTTTACTGTCTTTGATGAGAACCTCAGTTGGTACCTGTCATCCAGCATTGCAGCTACAAATGATCCTTCTGGTTTTGAAGTGGACAGTGAAGAATTTCATGAGTCAAACAAAATGCACG ctGTCAATGGCTATATGTTTGGGAATATGCCCACCCCTGTTATGTGTGCAGGATCTAATATTTCTTGGCACCTCCTGGCACTGGGCACAGAGGTGGATTTGCATAGTGTCCGCTTCCAAGGGAACACCATCCAGAAACAGGGTAACACCAGAGATACAGTCAGCTTGTTTCCACACACATCAGATTCGGTGCTCATGCAAGTGAACGTTGTAG GAGACTTTGAGATCAGTTGCAGTACAGCTGACCACTACTCTGGGGGCATGAGACAGCTTTACTCTGCCAGAGCCTGCAAAGAACTGAGACCCCCAGTTAACCCTGTCGGTGTGGTGCGGACATACTACATTGCTGCTGAGGAGGTGGAGTGGGATTATGCTCCAAACAGGTCCTGGGAACTGGCGAGGCATAATACTACTGGAGAGCAGAG CTATGGCCACACATTTATTGACAAAGGACATGGGCGAATTGGatccaaatataaaaaagtaGTATACCGGGAGTATAGCAATGGGCACTTCACAAAAAGGAAAAGTCTGTCTCCAGAAGAGGAACACCTACAGATACTTG GACCACTAATTAAAGCGGAAGTTGGAGACATAATCTTAATTGTATTTAAGAACATGGCCACCCGTCCATACTCTATTGAAGCTCATGGAGTGCAGCAGGAGATTGTGTACCATGGTTCAAGAAACACAGCACCAG GTCAGGTGCAGACCTACAGGTGGAATGTTCCAGAGGGCATGGGCCCCAGCCCTAGTGACTCCAACTGTCTCACTTGGGCTTATCATTCAGGCACAAACTTTGTTAAG GATACCTACAGTGGACTTGTGGGGCCACTCATTACATGCCGCCGTGGGGTTCTAGATGTTCATGGCAGAAGAAAAGATGTCGACAGAGAGTTTGCATTGTTGTTCATGGTGTTTGATGAAAACCAGTCCTGGTATCTGGGTGACAACATTGCCCAGTATCTGCACACTGATCTGCAGACCATAGAAAATGATGAGGATTTCTTGGAAAGCAACAAAATGCATG ACTGA